In Bradyrhizobium erythrophlei, a single genomic region encodes these proteins:
- a CDS encoding M28 family peptidase, translating into MKRLVIVAMLLFGAATPCLAQVQSEGLTRDKSAPPVKKLYEDDLRLPDDADKLFLPDDAYLRWPLPPGEEAYADIDGLKMKKQIPDIVAISRKSRDDGNQFWGRIAGMPSDRMIQDWVAGEFKAIGLEQVRRQEIDMSPLWYPNSWDASFVVGDAVTPLKSTFPITDTVGTSGKTVEAQAVWLGLGTLADFRDRDIRGKAVLLYSNPTPGGRDHIARWSGSMMRANTAGAAMVLIVMDIPGNVTTEPEAGAGTTVPTLTISMKEGTAIREAIEAGKDVTLRLRADIEHKSGLKTANVWGVLPGMTDENILVMAHTDAMFDGALDNASGIVMLLEIARHYAALPKEQRRRTITFVTTPDHHHGASGIKWINQNMRGFLDKTALIVNCEHPSQTQTYRLGAGIMTSTETSARRWFVSGSETLRRVVLSSMKEFGVAVYARPEGRPGGELQHIYTRAPGFHVIDHIFYHSDADTVDLVPAWGIEAVARAYLKVIDTANRMEISELSASRTTGESPK; encoded by the coding sequence ATGAAGAGACTTGTTATTGTGGCGATGCTCTTGTTTGGAGCCGCAACGCCATGTCTTGCGCAGGTGCAAAGTGAAGGATTGACCAGGGACAAGTCGGCGCCGCCGGTCAAGAAGCTCTACGAGGACGACCTGCGACTGCCTGACGATGCCGACAAGCTGTTCCTGCCCGATGACGCCTATCTGCGCTGGCCGCTGCCGCCGGGCGAAGAGGCCTATGCCGATATCGACGGGCTCAAGATGAAGAAGCAAATCCCCGACATTGTTGCGATCTCGCGCAAGAGCCGCGACGACGGGAACCAGTTCTGGGGCCGGATCGCGGGTATGCCTTCAGACCGGATGATCCAGGATTGGGTCGCCGGCGAGTTCAAGGCGATCGGACTGGAGCAGGTGAGGCGGCAGGAAATCGACATGTCGCCGCTGTGGTATCCCAATTCGTGGGATGCAAGCTTTGTGGTGGGCGATGCCGTCACGCCGCTGAAGAGCACGTTCCCGATCACGGACACCGTCGGCACATCAGGCAAGACCGTCGAGGCTCAGGCCGTCTGGCTTGGGCTCGGCACGCTGGCCGACTTCAGGGATCGCGATATCAGAGGCAAGGCCGTGCTGCTCTACAGCAACCCGACACCCGGCGGGCGCGATCATATCGCGCGCTGGAGCGGCTCGATGATGCGTGCCAACACGGCGGGCGCCGCGATGGTGCTCATCGTCATGGATATTCCTGGCAACGTCACGACCGAGCCCGAGGCCGGCGCGGGCACTACGGTGCCGACACTCACCATCAGCATGAAGGAGGGGACGGCGATCCGTGAGGCGATCGAGGCCGGCAAGGACGTCACCTTGCGGCTGCGCGCGGACATCGAACACAAGAGCGGATTGAAGACCGCCAATGTCTGGGGCGTGCTGCCGGGCATGACGGATGAGAACATTCTCGTCATGGCGCATACCGATGCGATGTTCGATGGCGCACTCGACAACGCCTCGGGGATCGTCATGCTGCTGGAGATCGCCCGTCACTATGCGGCGCTTCCGAAAGAGCAGCGGCGGCGCACCATCACTTTTGTCACGACGCCCGATCACCATCACGGTGCGTCCGGCATCAAGTGGATCAACCAGAACATGCGCGGCTTTCTCGACAAGACCGCGCTGATCGTCAATTGCGAACATCCCTCGCAAACCCAGACCTATCGGCTCGGCGCCGGCATCATGACTTCCACGGAGACCAGCGCGCGCCGCTGGTTCGTCAGCGGCAGCGAGACGCTGCGGCGCGTCGTGCTGAGTTCGATGAAGGAGTTCGGCGTCGCCGTCTATGCACGGCCGGAAGGGCGGCCCGGCGGCGAGCTACAGCATATCTATACGCGCGCGCCGGGTTTTCACGTCATCGATCACATCTTCTATCACTCGGATGCCGATACGGTGGACCTGGTGCCGGCCTGGGGGATCGAGGCGGTGGCGCGGGCCTATCTCAAGGTCATCGATACCGCGAACAGGATGGAGATCAGCGAGCTCTCGGCTTCCCGCACCACCGGCGAGTCGCCGAAGTAA
- a CDS encoding alpha/beta fold hydrolase, protein MSNTNDVLRPMNRRELVGMMALGAASAFIPGAATAAPAPVKASNVVLVHGLFADGSCWSEVIARLQAAGLNATAVQNPLTTLPEAVASAERVLARMDGPTILVGHSFSGMIVTEAGGHPNVSALVYVAARAPDAGEDYTALAKTYPAPPASAGIVFDGDEGRLSEAAFLRDFAGDLPEAKAKVLYAVQQPFQKALLAGKTTNAAWRSKPSFYAVSTEDRTINPDLQRFMAKRMNATTIEVKASHLGLISHPDEIARLILQAAGHSA, encoded by the coding sequence ATGAGCAACACAAATGACGTTCTGCGACCGATGAACCGGCGCGAATTAGTAGGCATGATGGCGCTTGGCGCCGCGAGTGCGTTTATCCCGGGCGCTGCTACTGCTGCTCCCGCTCCGGTAAAGGCATCCAACGTTGTTCTCGTGCATGGGCTGTTTGCGGACGGCTCGTGCTGGTCCGAGGTGATCGCGCGGCTGCAAGCGGCCGGGCTCAATGCCACAGCGGTGCAGAATCCATTGACGACACTGCCTGAAGCGGTCGCTTCGGCCGAACGCGTGCTGGCGCGCATGGACGGTCCGACGATCCTGGTCGGGCATTCGTTCTCGGGGATGATCGTGACGGAGGCCGGTGGTCATCCGAACGTATCGGCGCTGGTCTACGTCGCGGCACGCGCACCGGATGCGGGTGAAGATTATACCGCTTTGGCCAAGACCTACCCGGCGCCACCGGCCTCGGCCGGCATCGTCTTCGACGGCGACGAAGGACGTCTCAGCGAAGCGGCGTTCCTGCGCGACTTTGCTGGCGATCTGCCGGAAGCAAAAGCAAAAGTCCTCTATGCCGTGCAGCAGCCGTTCCAGAAGGCGCTGCTCGCGGGCAAGACGACGAATGCGGCCTGGCGATCGAAACCGAGCTTCTATGCGGTTTCGACCGAAGACCGGACCATCAATCCCGATCTGCAACGCTTCATGGCCAAGCGCATGAATGCTACGACCATCGAAGTCAAGGCGAGCCATCTTGGACTGATCTCACATCCCGACGAGATCGCCCGGTTGATCCTGCAAGCCGCCGGGCACTCGGCGTAA
- a CDS encoding TRAP transporter small permease produces the protein MAAIYRRAMDALYYACVLVGCIALVLISAVIPWAVFTRYVLNSAASWPEPLAVLLTIVLTFIGAAAAYRLNLHMNVGYFANQAPPRFRKLLDLLVQLLMAAIALFMIVWGESLVEVTWHNTIADFPFLSVGVTYLPIPVGGFCLLLFIIERIWLGAPPDPLPSHDAVASHGQATPFE, from the coding sequence ATGGCAGCCATCTACCGCCGCGCGATGGACGCCCTCTATTACGCGTGCGTGCTCGTCGGCTGCATCGCGCTGGTGCTGATCTCCGCGGTCATTCCCTGGGCGGTGTTCACCCGCTACGTGCTCAACAGCGCGGCCTCCTGGCCGGAACCGCTCGCGGTTCTCCTCACCATCGTCTTGACCTTCATCGGCGCGGCCGCCGCCTACCGGCTCAACCTGCATATGAACGTCGGCTATTTCGCCAATCAGGCGCCGCCGCGATTTCGCAAATTGCTCGATCTTCTGGTGCAGCTTCTGATGGCCGCGATTGCGCTGTTCATGATCGTGTGGGGCGAAAGCCTGGTCGAGGTGACCTGGCACAACACGATTGCAGACTTCCCCTTCCTGTCGGTCGGCGTCACCTATCTGCCGATCCCCGTCGGCGGCTTCTGCCTGCTGCTGTTCATCATCGAGCGGATCTGGCTCGGTGCGCCGCCCGATCCGCTACCTTCCCATGACGCCGTCGCCTCCCACGGCCAGGCTACACCGTTCGAGTAG
- a CDS encoding FadR/GntR family transcriptional regulator has translation MTRQPTSSATTSDATQRQREGLLRRLEAPKSLSSEVIDRLAEQIISGKLPVGAKLPSEQEMMRGMGVSRTVVREAVAALRARGLVVTRQGAGAFVDRAAGRQPYAIDPEGLGSLDSVLDILELRMAVESEAAAIASERATAAQIKAIGEALRVFSRAITSGDRAIKEDFAFHLAIAAATQNSRFVEFLDFLGRLIIPRQSIRSFEGTAEGPRQYLARIEKEHEAIFQAIGAHSPKKARDAMRGHLVKSRERYRELASKTPVL, from the coding sequence ATGACCCGACAACCTACGTCAAGCGCTACAACATCGGATGCGACACAGCGTCAGCGCGAGGGGCTGTTGCGTCGGCTGGAGGCGCCGAAAAGCCTGAGCTCGGAGGTGATCGATCGCCTCGCCGAGCAGATCATCTCCGGCAAACTCCCGGTCGGCGCCAAGTTGCCCTCCGAGCAGGAGATGATGAGGGGCATGGGCGTGAGCCGTACCGTGGTACGCGAGGCGGTGGCGGCGTTACGGGCGCGAGGCCTCGTCGTGACGCGGCAAGGGGCGGGGGCTTTCGTCGATCGCGCCGCCGGCCGCCAGCCTTACGCGATCGATCCGGAAGGTCTCGGTTCGCTCGACAGCGTGCTCGATATCCTGGAATTGCGCATGGCGGTGGAATCGGAGGCCGCCGCGATCGCGAGCGAGCGGGCAACGGCCGCCCAGATCAAGGCGATCGGCGAGGCGCTGCGCGTGTTCAGCCGCGCCATCACCAGCGGCGATCGCGCGATCAAGGAAGATTTCGCGTTTCATCTGGCCATTGCTGCCGCCACGCAAAACAGCCGCTTTGTCGAGTTCCTGGATTTTCTCGGCCGGCTCATCATTCCGAGGCAAAGCATCCGCTCGTTCGAAGGCACCGCGGAAGGCCCGCGGCAATATCTTGCCCGCATCGAGAAAGAGCACGAGGCGATCTTCCAGGCGATCGGCGCGCATTCGCCGAAAAAGGCGCGCGATGCCATGCGCGGCCATCTCGTCAAGAGCCGCGAACGCTACCGAGAACTGGCGTCGAAGACGCCAGTTCTCTAG
- a CDS encoding molybdate ABC transporter substrate-binding protein yields MSSLSILSGGAAQGLVGSLAARFKEKTGLDIGGDFGAVGAMADRLRAGTPTDMLILTSVLIATLAKEGLADGVSAKNVGRVETALAVRESDPLASAPDAASLRKVFLAADAIFVPDTKASTAGIHVAKVLAQLGIADEVASHLKIYPNGATAMRHMAETDAKHPVGCTQATEIIATKGIRLSGALPKGCELATTYTAAITAKAKHPREAQILIDLLTAADQAGARERAGFLSL; encoded by the coding sequence ATGAGTAGTTTAAGCATTCTCAGTGGCGGCGCCGCACAAGGCCTCGTCGGCAGCCTCGCAGCCAGGTTCAAAGAGAAAACCGGCCTCGACATTGGCGGCGACTTCGGCGCGGTCGGCGCGATGGCCGACAGGCTGCGCGCGGGCACGCCTACCGATATGCTCATTCTCACCTCGGTCCTGATCGCGACGCTCGCGAAAGAAGGTCTTGCCGATGGCGTGTCGGCCAAGAATGTCGGCCGTGTCGAGACCGCGCTTGCGGTTCGCGAGTCCGATCCGCTTGCTTCCGCGCCCGATGCCGCGAGCCTGCGCAAAGTATTTTTAGCGGCCGACGCGATCTTCGTGCCGGACACCAAAGCCTCCACCGCCGGCATCCATGTGGCGAAGGTTTTGGCGCAGCTTGGTATCGCTGACGAAGTCGCGAGCCACCTGAAGATTTATCCGAACGGCGCGACCGCGATGCGTCATATGGCTGAGACCGATGCAAAGCATCCGGTTGGCTGCACGCAGGCGACCGAGATCATTGCCACGAAAGGCATCAGGCTTTCCGGCGCACTCCCGAAGGGTTGCGAGCTCGCCACAACCTACACGGCCGCGATTACCGCGAAGGCAAAACATCCGCGGGAAGCGCAAATCCTGATCGATCTGTTGACGGCTGCGGATCAGGCTGGCGCCCGGGAACGCGCAGGCTTTTTGTCGCTTTAA
- a CDS encoding TRAP transporter substrate-binding protein, which produces MQRRDFMKFGAGFGAAGLAGTLPFGAAAQTKAVFKASDVQPPGYPTVAATENLGKKLSEATQGRLSIQMYPSMQLGGEKETIEQTQIGAIQMSRVSVGTMGPIVDDINVINMPFLFKNTAHANKMMDGPIGQELLDKITASPNANLVALCWMDSGARSLYNTKHPIKTIEDVKGLKFRVIGNPIFVDMMNALGGNGVAMGYDQVFSALQTGVIDGAENNMPSYVFSNHYTAAKHVSLTEHLIIPEMLVFSKRVWNTLSADDQGLIKKFAREAQLEERVFWNEYEQKALEKAKAAGSQIVEIADKTPFQNAVKPVWDKYGPKYQDMIKRIQAIA; this is translated from the coding sequence ATGCAACGTCGCGATTTCATGAAGTTTGGCGCCGGTTTCGGCGCCGCAGGTTTGGCAGGCACCCTGCCCTTTGGCGCGGCCGCGCAGACCAAGGCGGTATTCAAGGCGTCCGACGTTCAGCCGCCCGGCTATCCGACCGTCGCCGCCACCGAAAACCTCGGCAAGAAACTCTCCGAAGCCACGCAAGGCCGGCTGTCGATCCAGATGTATCCGTCGATGCAGCTCGGCGGCGAGAAGGAAACCATCGAACAGACGCAGATCGGCGCAATCCAGATGTCGCGCGTCAGCGTCGGCACGATGGGCCCGATCGTCGACGACATCAACGTCATCAATATGCCGTTCCTGTTCAAGAACACCGCCCATGCCAACAAGATGATGGACGGGCCGATCGGCCAGGAACTGCTCGACAAGATCACCGCAAGTCCGAACGCCAACCTCGTCGCGCTGTGCTGGATGGATTCCGGCGCGCGCTCGCTCTACAACACCAAGCACCCGATCAAGACGATCGAGGACGTCAAGGGATTGAAATTCCGCGTCATCGGCAATCCGATCTTCGTCGACATGATGAATGCGCTCGGCGGCAACGGCGTTGCGATGGGCTATGACCAGGTGTTCAGCGCGCTACAGACGGGCGTGATCGACGGCGCCGAAAACAATATGCCGAGCTACGTCTTCTCCAACCACTATACCGCCGCCAAGCACGTCTCGCTGACCGAGCATCTCATTATTCCCGAAATGCTCGTGTTCTCGAAACGAGTCTGGAACACGCTGTCCGCCGACGACCAGGGTCTGATCAAGAAATTCGCCCGCGAGGCCCAGCTCGAGGAGCGCGTCTTCTGGAACGAATACGAACAGAAGGCGCTGGAAAAGGCCAAGGCCGCGGGCAGCCAGATCGTGGAGATCGCGGACAAGACGCCGTTCCAGAACGCGGTCAAACCGGTCTGGGACAAGTACGGTCCGAAATATCAGGACATGATCAAGCGCATTCAGGCGATTGCTTGA
- a CDS encoding TRAP transporter large permease has translation MDIFILLATMIVCFLIGMPIAYSLAFAAIVGAWSIGIPLEAVMLKISDGVSKVAMLTIPFFVLAGAIMAEGGMAKRLVAFADVLVGFTRVRGGLSVVNVLATTFLSGISGSAVADTSAIGSVMIPQMEKAGFPRVFATNLTITSSVQALLVPPSHNAVLYSLATGGTISISALFMAGVFPGLLLGFSLIILCLVFAYRDNHPRGQTVAAKDAVRITIDAAWGLITLVIILGGILGGVFTAIEAGAVACIWAFFVTMFIYRDYKWRDLPVLLHRTLRTVAMVLTLIACASSVGYVMALTQMPAKMTAFFLSISDNKYVILFLINILLLILGTLVDMAPSILIATPILLPVMQNFGVDPVHFGMIMLLNLGIGLCHPPVGSILFVGCAVGKVTIEEVMKKIWPFYAVMFFVLMLVTYLPEISLWLPRHVLR, from the coding sequence ATGGATATCTTCATCCTTCTCGCCACCATGATCGTCTGCTTCCTGATCGGCATGCCGATCGCCTATTCGCTCGCCTTCGCCGCGATCGTCGGCGCCTGGTCGATCGGCATCCCGCTTGAAGCCGTGATGCTGAAGATTTCCGACGGCGTCAGCAAAGTCGCGATGCTGACGATCCCGTTCTTCGTGCTCGCCGGCGCGATCATGGCCGAAGGCGGCATGGCGAAGCGTCTGGTCGCGTTCGCCGACGTGCTGGTCGGCTTCACCCGCGTGCGCGGCGGCCTCTCGGTCGTCAACGTGCTCGCCACAACGTTTCTGAGCGGCATTTCGGGCTCAGCCGTCGCCGACACCTCGGCGATCGGCTCGGTGATGATCCCGCAAATGGAGAAGGCCGGATTTCCCCGCGTCTTCGCCACCAACCTCACCATCACCTCCTCGGTTCAGGCGCTGCTGGTTCCTCCGAGCCACAATGCCGTGCTGTATTCGCTGGCGACCGGCGGCACGATTTCGATCAGCGCGCTGTTCATGGCGGGCGTGTTTCCCGGACTTCTGCTCGGCTTCTCGCTGATCATTCTCTGTCTCGTCTTTGCCTATCGCGACAATCATCCGCGCGGACAGACGGTGGCAGCCAAGGACGCGGTACGCATCACCATCGATGCGGCCTGGGGCCTGATCACGCTCGTGATCATCCTGGGCGGCATTCTCGGCGGCGTCTTCACCGCGATCGAGGCCGGCGCGGTCGCCTGCATCTGGGCGTTCTTCGTCACCATGTTCATCTACCGCGACTACAAGTGGCGCGACCTGCCCGTGCTGCTGCACCGGACGCTGCGCACCGTCGCCATGGTGCTGACCCTGATCGCCTGCGCTTCCAGCGTCGGCTATGTGATGGCGCTGACGCAGATGCCGGCCAAGATGACGGCCTTCTTCCTGTCGATTTCCGACAACAAGTACGTCATCCTGTTCCTGATCAACATCCTGCTCCTGATCCTCGGCACGCTGGTCGACATGGCGCCGTCGATCCTGATCGCGACGCCAATCCTGCTGCCGGTGATGCAGAACTTCGGCGTCGATCCCGTTCATTTCGGGATGATCATGCTGCTCAATCTCGGCATCGGATTGTGCCATCCGCCGGTCGGATCAATCCTGTTCGTTGGCTGCGCGGTCGGCAAGGTCACGATCGAAGAGGTTATGAAGAAGATCTGGCCGTTCTACGCCGTGATGTTCTTCGTGCTGATGCTCGTCACTTACCTGCCGGAAATCTCGCTGTGGCTGCCACGGCACGTGCTGCGGTGA
- a CDS encoding xanthine dehydrogenase family protein molybdopterin-binding subunit, with product MTTKPASPPLPPSLAANPKLSSWINFAADGQVIVSPGKVEIGQGIVTALAQIAADELDVDLARVKMVRASTFASPNEGVTSGSLSVQHSGRAVRFACAEIRQIFLDAAAERLGVSPDVLTINDGAITGPGNVSTSYWELAGDISLDRDATAGAPPKSSMQRTLAGHSVQRLDIPDKVFGRPRFIHDATLPGLLHGRVLRSELSQATLVELNEERARKVEGLIAIVRDGNFLGVVCETESAAEAAVAALRKGARWSPGEALPSEDELAEWLKRQPAETVVISDKKAASPSTVARTIKRQYHRPYIAHGSIAPSCAMARWDGDKVQVWTHSQGVYLLRSDLSMVFKLPRENFIVEHMEGAGCYGHNGADDVALDAVLLARAVEGRPVRVQWSRADEMSHAPFGAAMTIEIEAGLDANDEIVDWRHTIWGNGHTARPGRADIPTLLAASELATPFPRAISADPPAAGGGGADRNSIPLYDVPSWHVELHRLTTMPVRTSALRTLGAQGNAFAIESLLDELAFERGEDPVAFRLRHLSDPRSRDVVQAAARRANWKPAKERTKEDGVGHGIGFSRYKNTGAYCAVVAEVEVGEDIRVRKLTLAVDVGEAVNPDGVINQIEGGAIQATSWVLKERVRFDTTRITSNSWTEYPILLFSEVPDVDVEIISRPEIDSVGAGEAAHGPVTAAIANAVFDALGVRLRELPITRDRLITAMELAS from the coding sequence ATGACGACCAAACCCGCCTCGCCGCCTTTGCCGCCGAGTCTCGCTGCAAATCCGAAACTGTCGTCGTGGATCAATTTCGCGGCCGACGGCCAGGTGATTGTCTCGCCCGGCAAGGTCGAGATCGGCCAAGGCATCGTCACGGCGCTGGCGCAAATCGCCGCCGACGAACTCGACGTCGATCTTGCGCGCGTCAAGATGGTGCGCGCCTCGACCTTCGCGAGCCCGAATGAAGGCGTCACCTCGGGCAGCCTTTCCGTGCAGCATTCCGGCCGCGCCGTCCGCTTTGCCTGCGCCGAAATCCGCCAGATCTTTCTCGACGCCGCCGCTGAACGGCTCGGCGTGTCGCCGGATGTGCTCACAATCAACGACGGCGCCATTACAGGTCCCGGCAACGTCTCGACCAGTTACTGGGAGCTCGCAGGCGACATCTCGCTCGACCGTGACGCAACGGCCGGCGCGCCACCGAAATCCTCAATGCAACGCACGCTTGCCGGCCATTCCGTGCAGCGGCTCGATATCCCCGACAAGGTGTTCGGCCGGCCGCGCTTCATTCACGACGCCACCCTGCCCGGGCTGCTGCATGGCCGCGTGCTGCGATCGGAGCTTTCGCAAGCAACGCTCGTCGAACTGAACGAAGAGCGCGCGCGCAAAGTCGAGGGCCTGATCGCGATCGTCCGCGACGGTAATTTCTTAGGCGTCGTCTGTGAAACCGAGTCAGCAGCCGAGGCCGCCGTGGCCGCGTTGCGCAAGGGCGCCAGATGGTCGCCGGGCGAAGCCTTGCCAAGCGAAGACGAGCTTGCCGAATGGCTGAAACGGCAGCCGGCGGAAACCGTCGTGATCTCCGACAAGAAGGCGGCCTCGCCTTCGACCGTCGCGCGCACGATCAAGCGGCAATATCATCGTCCTTATATTGCGCATGGATCGATCGCGCCGTCCTGCGCCATGGCGCGGTGGGACGGCGACAAGGTGCAAGTCTGGACCCACAGCCAGGGCGTCTACCTCCTGCGCTCCGATCTTTCGATGGTGTTCAAGCTGCCGCGTGAAAACTTCATCGTCGAGCACATGGAGGGCGCGGGCTGCTACGGCCATAACGGCGCCGACGACGTTGCGCTCGACGCGGTACTGCTGGCGCGGGCCGTCGAAGGCCGCCCGGTGCGGGTGCAATGGTCGCGCGCCGATGAAATGTCGCATGCGCCCTTTGGCGCAGCCATGACGATCGAGATCGAGGCCGGCCTCGACGCGAACGATGAGATTGTCGATTGGCGCCATACGATCTGGGGCAATGGCCATACCGCGCGGCCGGGGCGTGCCGATATTCCGACACTGCTGGCGGCAAGCGAACTGGCGACGCCGTTCCCGCGCGCGATTTCCGCCGATCCGCCGGCGGCCGGTGGCGGCGGCGCCGATCGCAATTCGATTCCGCTTTATGATGTTCCGTCGTGGCACGTCGAGTTGCATCGGCTCACGACCATGCCGGTCCGCACCTCGGCGCTGCGGACGCTGGGCGCACAGGGCAACGCGTTTGCGATCGAGTCCCTTCTCGACGAACTCGCCTTCGAGCGCGGCGAAGACCCGGTTGCCTTTCGCCTGCGTCATCTGTCCGATCCGCGATCGCGCGATGTGGTTCAGGCTGCGGCCCGCCGTGCCAACTGGAAACCGGCCAAGGAACGGACCAAGGAAGATGGCGTCGGCCACGGCATTGGTTTCTCGCGCTACAAGAACACCGGTGCCTATTGTGCTGTTGTTGCCGAAGTCGAGGTCGGCGAAGATATCCGCGTCAGAAAACTGACGCTTGCGGTCGATGTCGGCGAAGCCGTCAACCCGGACGGCGTCATCAACCAGATCGAGGGCGGCGCAATCCAGGCGACGAGTTGGGTGCTGAAAGAGCGCGTGCGTTTCGACACCACGCGCATCACCAGCAACTCCTGGACCGAATATCCGATCCTGCTCTTTTCCGAAGTGCCCGACGTGGACGTTGAAATCATCTCGCGGCCGGAGATCGATTCCGTCGGCGCCGGCGAAGCCGCGCACGGCCCGGTGACCGCAGCGATCGCGAACGCCGTGTTCGATGCGCTTGGCGTTCGCCTGCGCGAATTGCCGATCACGCGCGACCGCCTGATCACGGCGATGGAGCTTGCATCATGA